Proteins from a single region of Chryseobacterium sp. T16E-39:
- a CDS encoding M42 family peptidase: MKFEKKSLKFLEKYLNTSSPTGYEHKGQEVWMDYIRPYVDKIEVDHYGTCYGIINPEAEFKVVIEAHADEISWYVNYITDDGLIYVIRNGGSDQTIAPSKVVHIHGENGIVKGVFGWPAIHTRSANQNEPTPKIENIFIDCGATSKKEVEEMGIYVGCMITYPDEFFEMNNRYFVCRALDNRIGGFMIAEVARLLKENKKTIPFGLYITNSVQEEVGLYGADMIADTIKPNIAIVTDVTHDTTTPMIEKKKEGDQKCGDGPVIFFAPSVHHTIRELIIDTAKTKKIPFQRAAASRATGTDTDAFAHSNGGVPSALISLPLRYMHTTVEMVSKEDVGNVISLIYETILKIKPEMKLKYH, from the coding sequence ATGAAATTTGAAAAGAAATCTTTAAAATTTTTAGAAAAATACCTAAATACATCATCTCCGACCGGTTACGAGCACAAAGGACAGGAAGTTTGGATGGATTATATCAGACCTTATGTGGACAAAATTGAAGTTGATCACTACGGAACATGTTACGGAATTATCAATCCTGAAGCTGAATTCAAGGTGGTTATTGAAGCTCACGCAGATGAGATCTCATGGTATGTTAATTACATTACAGACGATGGACTGATTTATGTTATCCGAAACGGAGGTTCAGATCAAACGATCGCTCCTTCAAAAGTGGTTCATATCCATGGAGAAAATGGTATTGTAAAAGGTGTTTTCGGATGGCCGGCTATTCATACCCGAAGTGCTAATCAAAATGAGCCCACACCAAAAATAGAAAATATCTTCATCGACTGTGGAGCAACTTCGAAAAAAGAGGTTGAAGAAATGGGGATCTACGTAGGGTGCATGATCACCTATCCAGACGAATTCTTTGAGATGAACAACCGTTATTTTGTGTGTCGTGCTTTAGACAACAGGATCGGTGGATTTATGATCGCAGAAGTTGCAAGGCTTTTAAAGGAAAATAAAAAGACAATTCCTTTTGGTTTATATATCACAAATTCTGTTCAGGAAGAAGTAGGTTTATATGGAGCGGATATGATTGCTGACACCATAAAACCTAATATTGCTATTGTAACAGACGTTACGCATGATACGACCACCCCTATGATCGAAAAGAAAAAAGAAGGTGATCAAAAATGTGGTGATGGTCCGGTAATATTCTTTGCGCCAAGTGTTCATCATACGATCAGAGAATTGATCATAGATACAGCAAAAACGAAAAAAATCCCTTTCCAGAGAGCCGCAGCAAGCAGAGCTACAGGAACGGATACAGATGCGTTCGCGCACTCCAATGGTGGTGTTCCAAGTGCATTGATTTCTTTACCTTTGCGCTATATGCATACAACGGTAGAAATGGTTTCTAAAGAAGATGTAGGAAATGTCATCTCATTGATCTACGAAACTATTTTGAAAATAAAACCGGAAATGAAATTGAAATACCATTAA
- the rpe gene encoding ribulose-phosphate 3-epimerase, whose translation MKTKLIAPSLLSADFGNLQRDIEMLNNSQADWFHIDVMDGRFVPNISFGFPVMKTVQQHAKKFVDVHLMIVEPEKYVEEFIDHGADLISIHYEACTHLHRTIHLIQSKGAKAGVVLNPSTPVLMLEDIIADVDLVLLMSVNPGFGGQKFIENTYKKIAETKDLILTNNSTALIEVDGGVNLDNAAKLFEAGADVLVAGNAVFSSESPERTIELLKI comes from the coding sequence ATGAAAACTAAGCTAATTGCTCCTTCCCTTTTATCCGCAGACTTCGGGAATCTGCAAAGAGACATTGAAATGCTGAACAATTCTCAGGCAGACTGGTTCCATATCGATGTAATGGATGGGAGATTCGTACCTAATATTTCATTTGGTTTTCCAGTGATGAAAACAGTTCAGCAGCACGCTAAAAAGTTTGTTGATGTTCATTTGATGATCGTTGAACCTGAAAAGTATGTTGAAGAATTTATTGACCATGGAGCAGATCTGATTTCTATCCACTATGAAGCTTGTACTCATTTGCACAGAACAATTCACTTAATCCAGAGCAAAGGAGCGAAAGCAGGCGTTGTATTGAATCCTTCTACCCCGGTTTTAATGTTGGAAGATATTATAGCAGATGTAGATTTGGTATTGTTAATGAGTGTAAATCCAGGATTTGGAGGTCAGAAATTTATTGAGAATACATACAAAAAGATCGCTGAAACTAAGGATCTGATCTTAACCAACAACTCCACTGCCCTTATTGAAGTGGATGGAGGCGTTAATTTAGATAATGCAGCAAAATTATTTGAAGCAGGAGCTGATGTTTTAGTAGCAGGAAATGCCGTTTTCTCATCCGAAAGCCCGGAAAGAACTATTGAGCTTTTAAAGATTTAA